In a genomic window of Flavobacterium lipolyticum:
- a CDS encoding HD domain-containing protein, protein MNLEKIYSELLLNIGFPLNEIQQKWMYLEKAYSKKSRHYHNLTHLKQMMESFEVYRDKLENPNEVLFSIFYHDIVYSSSRKDNELKSAEFALSILPENITLNKPFIFDAICATQQHLHHHNEDINWLIDFDLKILACDWEAYQIYYEQIRKEYRIYPDFLYKPGRAKALKHFLENDFIFQTDEFRNLYEKKARLNIEKEISLLT, encoded by the coding sequence ATGAATTTAGAAAAAATCTATTCTGAATTACTCTTGAACATTGGCTTTCCATTAAATGAAATTCAGCAAAAATGGATGTATTTAGAAAAGGCCTATTCTAAAAAATCAAGACATTATCACAATCTCACGCATTTAAAACAAATGATGGAGAGTTTTGAGGTCTATCGGGATAAACTTGAAAATCCGAATGAAGTATTGTTCTCCATTTTTTATCATGATATTGTTTACTCTTCTTCCAGAAAAGACAATGAACTTAAAAGTGCCGAATTCGCTTTGTCAATTCTTCCCGAAAATATCACCCTTAACAAACCATTCATTTTTGATGCAATCTGTGCTACACAACAGCACCTTCATCATCACAATGAAGATATTAACTGGTTAATCGATTTTGACTTGAAGATTTTGGCCTGTGATTGGGAAGCATATCAAATCTATTATGAACAAATTAGAAAAGAATACCGCATTTATCCTGATTTTCTCTACAAACCCGGACGTGCTAAGGCGCTGAAACATTTTCTGGAAAACGACTTTATTTTTCAAACGGATGAGTTTAGGAATTTATATGAAAAGAAAGCAAGATTGAATATTGAGAAAGAGATTTCCCTATTAACGTAA
- a CDS encoding acyl-CoA dehydrogenase family protein produces MADTIEKNVTRGGQFLVKETKCEDIFTPEDFSEEQLMMRDSVKEFVDKELWAHKDRFEKKDYAYTESSMRKAGELGLLGVAVPEEYGGLGMGFVSTMLVCDYISGATGSFSTAFGAHTGIGTMPITLYGSEEQKKKYVPKLASGEWFGAYCLTEPGAGSDANSGKTKAVLSEDGKYYSITGQKMWISNAGFCSVFIVFARIGEDKNITGFIVENDPSNGISMNEEEHKLGIRASSTRQVFFNDTKVPVENMLSERGNGFKIAMNALNVGRIKLAAACLDAQRRVTTGAVKYANERIQFNTPISSFGAIRSKLAEMATNAYAGESASYRAAKDIEDRIAAREAEGTSHQEAELKGVEEYAIECSILKVAVSEDVQSCSDEGIQIFGGMGFSEDTPMESAWRDARIARIYEGTNEINRMLSVGMLIKKAMKGHVDLLGPAMKVQEELMGIPSFDTPDFSELFAEEKGIIANLKKVFLMVAGSAVQKYGPDLDSHQQLLMAASNILIEIYMAESTILRTEKLAKKEGEAKVQEQIAMAKLYLYKAVDIVNLNGKEGIISFAEGDEQRMMLMGLKRFTKYTNNPNVVALREVITSKLVAENEYCF; encoded by the coding sequence ATGGCAGATACTATCGAAAAAAACGTGACTCGTGGTGGTCAGTTTTTAGTTAAAGAAACAAAATGCGAAGATATCTTCACACCGGAAGATTTTTCGGAAGAGCAATTGATGATGCGTGACTCTGTAAAAGAGTTCGTAGACAAAGAATTATGGGCGCATAAAGATCGTTTCGAGAAGAAAGATTATGCTTATACAGAATCTTCTATGCGTAAAGCTGGAGAACTAGGACTTTTAGGAGTTGCTGTTCCGGAAGAATACGGTGGATTAGGAATGGGATTTGTTTCTACAATGTTGGTTTGTGACTACATTTCAGGAGCAACGGGTTCTTTCTCTACAGCTTTTGGTGCACATACCGGAATTGGAACTATGCCAATTACGCTTTATGGTTCTGAAGAACAAAAGAAAAAATACGTTCCTAAATTGGCTTCAGGGGAATGGTTCGGAGCTTATTGCCTGACAGAGCCTGGAGCAGGATCTGATGCTAACTCAGGAAAAACGAAAGCCGTTTTATCTGAAGATGGAAAATACTACTCGATCACAGGTCAAAAAATGTGGATTTCGAATGCAGGTTTCTGCAGCGTTTTCATCGTTTTTGCCCGTATCGGAGAGGATAAAAACATTACTGGTTTCATCGTAGAAAATGATCCGTCTAACGGAATTTCTATGAACGAAGAAGAGCATAAATTAGGAATCCGTGCTTCTTCTACACGTCAGGTTTTCTTCAACGATACAAAAGTTCCTGTTGAAAACATGTTGTCTGAAAGAGGAAACGGTTTCAAAATTGCGATGAACGCTTTAAACGTAGGTCGTATTAAATTAGCGGCTGCTTGTTTAGATGCTCAACGTAGAGTTACTACAGGAGCTGTAAAATATGCTAACGAAAGAATTCAGTTTAATACTCCAATTTCAAGCTTCGGTGCTATTCGTTCTAAACTGGCTGAAATGGCAACTAATGCTTACGCTGGAGAAAGTGCTTCTTACCGTGCCGCAAAAGATATCGAAGACAGAATCGCTGCCCGTGAAGCAGAAGGAACTTCTCATCAGGAAGCTGAATTGAAAGGTGTTGAAGAATATGCTATCGAGTGTTCTATCTTGAAAGTAGCTGTTTCTGAAGACGTTCAAAGCTGTTCGGATGAAGGAATTCAGATTTTTGGCGGAATGGGATTCTCTGAAGACACTCCAATGGAAAGCGCCTGGAGAGATGCTCGTATTGCACGTATCTACGAAGGAACAAATGAAATTAACAGAATGCTTTCAGTGGGTATGTTGATCAAAAAGGCTATGAAAGGTCATGTTGATTTATTAGGACCAGCTATGAAAGTTCAGGAAGAATTAATGGGAATTCCATCTTTTGATACTCCTGATTTCTCTGAATTATTTGCGGAAGAAAAAGGAATCATCGCTAACCTGAAAAAAGTTTTCTTAATGGTTGCCGGAAGCGCTGTTCAAAAATACGGACCGGATTTAGATTCTCACCAACAATTATTGATGGCAGCTTCTAACATCTTAATCGAGATCTACATGGCTGAAAGTACTATTTTAAGAACTGAAAAATTAGCCAAAAAAGAAGGAGAAGCTAAAGTACAAGAGCAAATTGCAATGGCAAAATTATACTTGTACAAAGCAGTAGATATCGTTAACCTAAATGGTAAAGAAGGAATCATTTCTTTTGCAGAAGGTGACGAACAACGTATGATGTTAATGGGACTTAAACGTTTCACAAAATACACAAACAATCCAAATGTGGTAGCCTTAAGAGAGGTTATTACTTCTAAATTAGTTGCAGAAAACGAATACTGCTTCTAA
- a CDS encoding MarR family winged helix-turn-helix transcriptional regulator produces MKEKTIDYILRATWQAVSRMYNEEAAKYDATMATGFALLSIDKEEGTPSTALGPRMGMEATSLTRTLKSMEDKGLIVRKKNPTDGRGVLIYLTEFGKEKRDLSKNTVLKFNETVRKHVSDEKLNHFIEVSEIINELIQDKNIFNQTEKSENE; encoded by the coding sequence ATGAAAGAGAAAACAATAGATTATATTCTGCGTGCTACATGGCAAGCTGTATCAAGAATGTACAATGAAGAGGCTGCTAAGTACGATGCCACAATGGCTACCGGGTTTGCCCTTTTGAGTATAGATAAGGAAGAAGGAACCCCATCGACAGCTTTGGGTCCCCGAATGGGCATGGAGGCCACAAGTCTTACCAGAACATTGAAATCTATGGAAGATAAAGGTTTGATTGTTCGCAAAAAAAACCCAACTGATGGTCGTGGTGTTTTAATTTACCTGACCGAATTTGGAAAAGAAAAAAGAGATTTATCTAAAAATACGGTTCTGAAATTTAATGAAACGGTAAGAAAACATGTTTCTGATGAGAAACTAAACCATTTTATAGAGGTTTCTGAAATCATAAACGAATTAATTCAGGATAAAAACATATTCAATCAAACAGAAAAATCAGAAAATGAATAA
- a CDS encoding thiolase family protein codes for MKTAYIVKAYRTAVGKAPKGVFRFKRPDELAAETIQFMMDELPDFDKKRIDDVMVGNAMPEAEQGLNVGRLISLMGLKVEDVPGVTVNRYCASGLETIGMATAKIQSGMADCIIAGGAESMSYIPMGGYKPTPDYKVAAAGHEDYYWGMGLTAEAVANQYKISREDQDEFAYNSHMKALKAQAEGKFDKQIVPITVEQTFINENGKKETKSYVVNKDEGPRAGTTKEALAGLRPVFAADGSVTAGNSSQMSDGAAFVLIMSEEMVKELNLEPIARLVNFASSGVEPRIMGIGPVKAIPKALKQAGLTLNDIELIELNEAFASQALAVTRELNINPEIVNVNGGAISLGHPLGCTGAKLSVQLFDEMKRRGNKYGIVSMCVGTGQGSAGIYEVL; via the coding sequence ATGAAAACAGCATATATAGTAAAAGCATACAGAACCGCAGTTGGAAAAGCTCCAAAAGGGGTTTTCAGATTCAAAAGACCTGATGAATTAGCGGCTGAAACCATTCAGTTTATGATGGATGAACTGCCTGATTTTGACAAAAAGCGCATCGATGACGTTATGGTAGGAAATGCCATGCCGGAAGCAGAGCAAGGTCTTAACGTTGGACGTTTAATCTCGTTAATGGGATTAAAAGTAGAAGACGTTCCCGGAGTTACAGTAAACCGTTATTGTGCATCCGGATTAGAAACTATCGGAATGGCAACTGCCAAAATTCAATCCGGAATGGCAGATTGTATCATCGCTGGTGGTGCAGAAAGTATGAGTTATATTCCGATGGGAGGTTACAAACCAACTCCGGATTATAAAGTAGCTGCTGCCGGTCATGAGGATTACTACTGGGGAATGGGTTTAACTGCCGAAGCGGTTGCCAATCAATATAAAATCTCCAGAGAAGATCAGGATGAGTTTGCTTACAACTCTCATATGAAAGCGTTGAAAGCACAAGCAGAAGGGAAATTTGACAAACAAATCGTTCCAATTACTGTTGAACAGACTTTCATCAATGAAAATGGTAAAAAAGAAACAAAATCATACGTTGTAAATAAAGACGAAGGTCCAAGAGCAGGAACTACTAAAGAAGCTTTAGCAGGTTTAAGACCCGTTTTCGCAGCAGACGGAAGTGTAACTGCCGGTAACTCTTCTCAAATGAGTGACGGTGCTGCTTTTGTTTTAATCATGAGCGAAGAAATGGTAAAAGAATTAAACCTGGAGCCAATCGCACGTTTGGTAAACTTTGCTTCTTCTGGTGTTGAACCAAGAATCATGGGTATCGGGCCTGTAAAAGCAATTCCGAAAGCCTTGAAACAAGCAGGATTAACATTAAATGATATCGAATTAATCGAGTTGAATGAAGCTTTTGCTTCTCAGGCTTTGGCTGTTACCCGCGAATTAAACATCAACCCGGAAATCGTAAACGTAAACGGTGGAGCTATCTCTTTAGGACACCCACTGGGTTGTACAGGAGCTAAACTTTCTGTTCAGTTGTTCGACGAAATGAAACGCAGAGGCAACAAATACGGAATCGTAAGTATGTGTGTAGGTACCGGACAAGGTTCTGCAGGGATTTACGAAGTGTTGTAA
- a CDS encoding helix-turn-helix transcriptional regulator, giving the protein MSQNKNALIRYKTIDKCLQNKYRQWTLDDLIECCSDALFEYEGRANPISKRTIQMDIQLMRSEKLGYNAPIVVYDKKYYKYEDDEFTITDIPLTETDMNVLTETVSMLKQFKDFSLFNDVSDILQRLEDKIYAEKSHTKPVIYLDKNEKLKGLHYLDEIYQAIIKKVTLVITYKSFKSQEESKFHFHPFILKEFNNRWFLVGKKKSSQPITNLALDRIIAIDYDFNIPYLEENFDAELFYKNVIGVTVNSGLQPKKIELWIDAVNAPYVLTKPLHHTQRLIKENDDKSIIVHLFISPNYEMERLLLGFGHGIEIIKPEDLRNRVKAILQKAVSRYEHKNTIELKP; this is encoded by the coding sequence ATGTCACAAAACAAAAACGCCCTAATTCGGTACAAAACGATAGACAAATGTCTTCAAAACAAATATCGGCAATGGACTTTAGACGACTTAATCGAATGCTGCTCTGATGCTTTGTTTGAATACGAAGGTCGAGCCAACCCCATCAGCAAGCGCACCATTCAGATGGATATTCAGCTCATGCGAAGTGAGAAACTGGGGTACAATGCCCCAATTGTAGTATATGATAAAAAGTACTATAAATATGAAGACGACGAATTCACCATAACCGATATACCCCTAACCGAAACAGACATGAATGTGCTCACCGAAACTGTTTCGATGTTAAAACAGTTTAAAGATTTCTCCCTCTTTAATGATGTATCGGATATTCTACAGCGTTTGGAGGATAAAATCTACGCCGAAAAATCGCATACCAAACCCGTTATCTATCTCGACAAAAATGAAAAACTAAAAGGACTTCATTATCTGGATGAGATTTATCAGGCCATCATCAAAAAGGTGACCTTGGTTATTACCTATAAATCGTTTAAATCTCAGGAAGAAAGCAAATTTCATTTTCACCCTTTTATTTTAAAGGAATTCAATAACCGATGGTTTTTGGTAGGAAAGAAAAAAAGTTCACAACCTATTACCAATTTAGCCCTGGACAGAATCATTGCCATAGATTACGATTTCAACATTCCCTATTTAGAAGAAAACTTTGATGCAGAGCTCTTTTATAAAAACGTAATTGGGGTAACCGTTAATTCAGGTTTACAACCCAAAAAGATCGAACTTTGGATAGATGCTGTCAACGCACCTTATGTGTTAACCAAACCTCTGCATCACACACAGCGACTCATTAAAGAAAATGACGACAAAAGTATTATCGTTCATTTGTTCATTTCTCCAAATTACGAAATGGAACGTTTGCTTTTAGGATTTGGCCACGGCATCGAAATTATCAAACCTGAAGATCTGAGAAATAGGGTAAAAGCTATACTTCAAAAGGCAGTTTCAAGATATGAACACAAAAATACCATTGAATTAAAGCCATAA
- a CDS encoding TatD family hydrolase: protein MTYIDIGINLTNKQFQNDTDDVVQDALDADVSQMILTGTSIRNSEESSKMARQYPGVLYATAGIHPHDAKSFDAQSIWKLRNLLKQKQVVSVGECGLDFDRDFSPRNVQETCYKAQLELAIEVQKPLFLHERAAFTKFMDITKDYLPQLPKAMVHCFTGTLQEAKTYLDNGFYLGFTGAISDTKRFAHLKEVIQYVPLDRLMIETDAPFMLPKNVPNSLLKKYHERRCEPAFLPYVAGTIAQFKGITLAQVAEETTRNSKSFFGI from the coding sequence ATGACATATATAGACATAGGAATTAATTTAACGAATAAACAATTCCAAAACGACACAGACGATGTCGTACAAGACGCACTTGATGCCGACGTATCGCAGATGATCCTTACGGGCACAAGCATACGAAACAGTGAAGAATCCTCGAAGATGGCGAGGCAGTATCCGGGTGTGCTGTATGCAACGGCGGGAATACACCCGCATGATGCGAAGAGTTTTGATGCGCAGAGTATTTGGAAACTTCGAAATTTATTAAAGCAGAAACAAGTCGTTTCAGTTGGCGAATGCGGACTCGATTTTGATCGTGACTTTTCGCCCAGAAATGTACAGGAAACCTGTTATAAAGCCCAACTAGAATTGGCGATTGAAGTACAGAAACCTTTGTTTTTGCACGAAAGAGCTGCTTTTACCAAGTTTATGGACATTACCAAAGATTATTTACCGCAATTGCCCAAAGCCATGGTGCATTGTTTTACGGGAACGCTGCAAGAAGCCAAAACCTATCTCGATAACGGATTTTATCTGGGTTTTACCGGCGCGATTTCTGATACCAAACGTTTCGCTCATTTAAAAGAAGTGATTCAATACGTACCGCTCGACCGCCTGATGATCGAAACCGATGCGCCCTTTATGCTTCCTAAAAATGTGCCGAACAGCCTTTTGAAGAAATACCACGAACGCCGTTGCGAACCTGCATTTCTGCCGTATGTGGCCGGCACCATTGCCCAGTTTAAAGGAATTACTTTAGCTCAAGTGGCGGAAGAAACGACTCGAAATTCTAAGAGTTTTTTTGGGATTTAG
- a CDS encoding 3-hydroxyacyl-CoA dehydrogenase/enoyl-CoA hydratase family protein codes for MKRTIKKVAVIGSGIMGSGIACHFANIGVEVLLLDIVPRELTEAEAKKGLTLESKAVRNRVVNEHLANSLKSKPSPIYSQKFANRITTGNTTDDMAKIANVDWIIEVVVERLDIKKLVFEQIEKFRKPGTLVTSNTSGIPIHFMSEGRSEDFQQHFCGTHFFNPARYLKLFEIIPGPKTSTEVLDFLNEYGSKFLGKTSVVAKDTPAFIGNRIGIYGIQSLFHLVKEMGLTIEEVDKLTGPVIGRPKSATFRTVDVVGLDTLVHVANGIYENCPTDEQHELFKLPDFINKMMENNWLGSKTGQGFYKKVDKDILSLDLDTLEYRAAKKANFATLELTKTIDKPINRFKVLVKGTDKAGEFYRKSFAGMFAYVSNRIPEISDELYKIDDAMKAGFGWENGPFEIWDAIGVAKGIEIMKTEGLAPAAWVTEMLASGSDSFYSVKEGATFFYNIPTKSQTKVPGQDSFIILNNIRESKKVWSNSGAIIEDLGDGILNLEFQSKMNTIGGDVLQAINKAIDLSEKEYQGLVIGNQAANFSVGANIGMIFMMAVEQEYDELNMAIKLFQDTMMRVRYSSIPVIVAPHGMTFGGGCEMSLHADKVVAAAETYMGLVEFGVGVLPGGGGSKEMALRASDLFRKNDVELNVLQEYFLTIAMAKVSTSGYEAFDTGLLQHGKDIIVVNKDRQIAEAKKHALLMAEAGYTQPIRRTDVKVLGKQALGMFLVGTDQMQAGKYISEHDRKIANKLAYVMAGGDLSEATLVSEQYLLDIEREAFLSLCTERKTLERIQYMLTKGKPLRN; via the coding sequence ATGAAACGCACAATTAAAAAAGTCGCTGTAATTGGATCCGGAATTATGGGTTCGGGAATAGCTTGCCATTTTGCCAATATTGGTGTTGAAGTTTTACTGCTTGACATCGTACCCCGCGAGTTGACAGAAGCTGAAGCTAAAAAAGGATTAACGCTTGAAAGTAAAGCTGTTCGCAACCGAGTAGTAAATGAGCATCTGGCGAATTCATTAAAATCAAAACCATCTCCTATTTACAGTCAAAAATTCGCAAACCGAATTACCACTGGAAATACGACTGATGATATGGCAAAAATTGCCAATGTTGATTGGATTATTGAAGTTGTTGTGGAGCGTTTGGATATTAAAAAACTAGTATTCGAACAAATCGAAAAATTCCGTAAACCGGGAACTTTGGTTACATCAAATACATCTGGTATTCCAATTCATTTTATGAGTGAAGGAAGAAGCGAAGATTTCCAACAACACTTCTGCGGAACTCACTTTTTTAACCCTGCGCGTTACTTAAAGTTATTTGAAATTATTCCTGGTCCAAAAACTTCAACTGAAGTATTGGATTTCTTAAACGAATACGGATCTAAATTCTTAGGAAAAACTTCGGTTGTTGCTAAAGATACTCCGGCGTTTATTGGAAACAGAATTGGTATTTACGGAATCCAAAGTTTATTCCACTTGGTAAAAGAAATGGGATTAACGATTGAAGAAGTAGATAAGTTAACCGGACCGGTAATTGGCCGTCCAAAATCGGCTACTTTCCGTACGGTTGACGTGGTTGGATTGGATACTTTGGTACACGTTGCCAACGGTATTTACGAAAACTGCCCAACAGACGAACAACACGAATTGTTTAAACTTCCGGATTTCATCAACAAAATGATGGAAAATAACTGGTTAGGAAGTAAAACAGGTCAAGGTTTCTACAAAAAAGTAGACAAAGATATTCTTTCTCTTGACTTAGATACCTTAGAATACCGTGCTGCAAAAAAAGCAAATTTTGCGACTCTTGAACTGACAAAAACTATCGATAAACCGATCAATCGTTTTAAAGTTTTAGTAAAAGGAACTGACAAAGCAGGAGAATTCTACCGTAAAAGTTTCGCCGGAATGTTTGCTTACGTATCCAACAGAATTCCTGAAATCTCAGACGAATTATACAAAATTGACGATGCCATGAAAGCTGGTTTTGGATGGGAAAATGGTCCATTCGAAATCTGGGATGCTATTGGTGTTGCAAAAGGAATCGAAATCATGAAAACCGAAGGTTTAGCGCCTGCTGCCTGGGTTACTGAAATGTTAGCTTCCGGAAGCGATAGTTTCTATTCTGTAAAAGAAGGAGCTACTTTCTTCTATAATATTCCAACAAAATCACAAACTAAAGTTCCTGGACAAGATTCATTCATTATCCTGAACAACATTCGTGAAAGCAAAAAAGTTTGGAGTAATAGTGGCGCTATTATCGAAGATTTAGGAGACGGAATCTTAAACTTAGAATTCCAGTCTAAAATGAATACCATTGGTGGCGATGTACTTCAGGCCATCAATAAAGCCATCGACTTATCTGAAAAAGAATACCAAGGTTTGGTGATTGGAAATCAGGCAGCGAATTTCTCTGTTGGAGCCAATATCGGAATGATTTTCATGATGGCAGTAGAACAAGAGTACGATGAATTGAACATGGCAATCAAATTGTTCCAGGACACGATGATGCGCGTTCGTTATTCTTCGATTCCGGTTATTGTAGCGCCTCACGGAATGACTTTTGGCGGTGGATGCGAAATGAGCTTACACGCTGATAAAGTAGTTGCTGCTGCTGAAACTTATATGGGATTAGTGGAATTTGGTGTTGGTGTACTTCCTGGTGGTGGTGGATCTAAAGAAATGGCTTTAAGAGCTTCTGATTTGTTCCGTAAAAATGACGTTGAATTAAACGTTCTTCAGGAGTATTTCCTGACTATCGCTATGGCTAAAGTTTCGACTTCCGGTTATGAAGCTTTTGATACCGGACTTTTACAACACGGAAAAGATATTATCGTAGTCAACAAAGACCGTCAGATTGCAGAAGCTAAAAAACATGCCTTGTTAATGGCTGAAGCGGGTTATACACAACCTATCAGAAGAACGGATGTAAAAGTATTAGGAAAACAGGCTCTTGGAATGTTCTTAGTTGGAACTGACCAAATGCAAGCTGGAAAATACATTTCTGAGCACGATAGAAAAATCGCAAACAAACTGGCTTACGTAATGGCTGGTGGTGATTTATCTGAAGCTACTTTAGTATCTGAACAATATTTATTAGATATCGAACGTGAAGCTTTCTTGAGTTTATGTACGGAAAGAAAAACTCTGGAGCGTATTCAATATATGTTAACTAAAGGAAAACCTTTGAGAAACTAA
- a CDS encoding four helix bundle protein yields MRHNFKNLKIWQLGITIANEISDVLIEFPKHERYDLSSQISRCSVSMPSNIAEGSSRTDKSFSHFLDISLGSSFELITQLLIATHRKYINEKQFNQLEIKIEEFQRMTMSFQNGLK; encoded by the coding sequence ATGAGACACAATTTTAAGAATTTGAAAATTTGGCAGCTCGGAATTACAATAGCCAATGAAATTTCAGATGTATTAATAGAATTTCCGAAACACGAAAGATACGATTTGAGTTCTCAGATTAGCAGATGTTCAGTTTCTATGCCTAGTAATATTGCTGAAGGTTCTTCAAGAACTGATAAATCTTTCAGTCATTTTTTAGACATTTCTCTCGGTTCTTCATTTGAATTAATTACACAACTATTAATTGCAACACATAGAAAGTATATAAACGAAAAACAATTTAACCAATTAGAAATTAAAATAGAAGAATTTCAAAGAATGACAATGAGTTTTCAAAACGGACTGAAGTAA
- a CDS encoding RtcB family protein, translating into MKTQINGTEILELGFPEGKIIGIALKINSKRNGFTRDEMIAYYKNVLETPENYIDDKVFSKLAVALIEKSNEKPEDFIALNQNPNAYSAYGLDHIEDGARKQMEVAMKLPVTVAGALMPDAHQGYGLPIGGVLATKNAIIPYGVGVDIGCRMALSVYDIPEAFYFENEAKFKKELIKNSIFGAGHGFHGQYKSDHAVLENETFNRNPFVKNLKDKAWSQLGSSGGGNHFVEFGIMEFAQDDAVLNIPKGKYVALLTHSGSRGMGATIAGHYTKIAKEVCKLPEVAKNLAYLDMNTQLGQEYWMAMNLAGDYASACHEIIHNKMERALGATILAKVENHHNFAWKEIWNGEEVIVHRKGATPAGKGVMGIIPGSMTAPGFLVRGKGEENAINSASHGAGRQMSRTQAIKNITPSEMKSILSDHGVTLIGAGLDEAPMAYKDIHQVMKAQEDLVDVVAKFTPKLVRMADDGSKED; encoded by the coding sequence ATGAAAACACAAATAAACGGTACAGAAATATTAGAATTAGGATTTCCGGAAGGGAAAATAATCGGGATTGCCTTAAAAATAAACAGCAAAAGAAACGGATTTACAAGAGACGAAATGATCGCTTATTACAAAAACGTCTTAGAAACTCCGGAGAATTATATAGACGATAAAGTGTTCAGCAAACTGGCGGTTGCTTTAATCGAAAAATCAAACGAGAAACCGGAAGATTTCATTGCTTTAAATCAAAATCCAAATGCGTATTCGGCTTACGGACTGGATCATATCGAAGACGGAGCCAGAAAACAAATGGAAGTAGCCATGAAATTACCGGTTACCGTTGCCGGAGCCTTAATGCCCGACGCGCACCAAGGTTACGGATTACCGATTGGTGGAGTTCTGGCCACAAAAAATGCCATTATTCCGTATGGTGTTGGGGTTGATATTGGGTGTAGAATGGCGTTGTCGGTTTATGATATTCCGGAAGCTTTTTACTTTGAAAACGAAGCCAAATTCAAAAAAGAATTGATTAAGAATTCTATTTTTGGAGCGGGCCACGGATTTCATGGTCAGTACAAATCGGATCATGCGGTTTTGGAGAACGAGACTTTCAATAGGAATCCGTTTGTGAAAAACTTAAAAGATAAAGCCTGGTCACAATTAGGATCTTCAGGTGGTGGAAATCACTTTGTGGAATTCGGAATCATGGAATTTGCTCAGGACGATGCTGTTTTGAACATTCCAAAAGGAAAATATGTCGCTTTGTTAACACATTCGGGTTCACGCGGAATGGGAGCTACAATCGCCGGACATTATACTAAAATTGCGAAAGAGGTTTGTAAACTTCCGGAAGTAGCGAAAAACTTAGCCTATCTGGATATGAACACCCAATTGGGTCAGGAATACTGGATGGCGATGAATTTGGCGGGAGATTACGCTTCGGCTTGTCACGAGATTATTCATAACAAAATGGAACGCGCTTTAGGAGCGACGATTTTAGCCAAAGTCGAGAACCATCATAATTTTGCCTGGAAAGAAATCTGGAACGGCGAAGAAGTGATTGTGCATAGAAAAGGAGCAACTCCGGCCGGGAAAGGCGTTATGGGAATCATTCCGGGAAGTATGACCGCACCGGGATTTTTGGTGAGAGGAAAAGGGGAGGAGAATGCGATCAATTCGGCTTCGCACGGAGCGGGAAGACAAATGAGCCGAACTCAGGCGATTAAAAACATTACACCATCCGAGATGAAATCAATCCTGAGCGATCATGGCGTTACGCTTATCGGAGCAGGTCTGGACGAGGCGCCAATGGCCTATAAAGACATCCATCAGGTGATGAAAGCGCAGGAGGATTTAGTAGATGTAGTGGCTAAATTTACACCGAAATTAGTGAGAATGGCGGATGATGGGAGTAAGGAGGATTAG